From Alteromonas australica, one genomic window encodes:
- the ispH gene encoding 4-hydroxy-3-methylbut-2-enyl diphosphate reductase: protein MQIHLANPRGFCAGVDRAITIVERALEMFQPPIYVRHEVVHNKFVVDGLRERGAIFVDELHEVPDDSIVIFSAHGVSQAVRKEADERGLKVFDATCPLVTKVHMEVTRASKTGTECILIGHAGHPEVEGTMGQYSNAEGGIYLVESEADVATLVVKDPANLYYCSQTTLSVDDTADVIDALREKFPHIQGPRKDDICYATQNRQDAVRDLSTDCDVLLVVGAQNSSNSNRLRELAEKIGAKAYLIADANCIQQAWLEGVEHIGVTAGASAPEVLVQGVVNKLKLWGAVSASERAGREENVEFAVPKELRVKQVS, encoded by the coding sequence ATGCAAATTCATCTCGCAAATCCAAGAGGCTTCTGTGCCGGTGTTGATCGCGCCATTACCATTGTTGAGCGGGCGCTAGAAATGTTTCAGCCGCCTATCTACGTGCGTCATGAGGTTGTGCACAATAAGTTTGTGGTAGATGGGTTACGGGAACGTGGCGCTATTTTTGTTGATGAATTGCATGAAGTTCCAGACGACAGCATTGTGATATTTTCTGCGCACGGTGTCTCGCAAGCCGTCCGAAAAGAAGCAGATGAACGTGGTTTAAAAGTGTTTGATGCCACCTGCCCGTTAGTGACTAAAGTCCATATGGAAGTGACCCGTGCCAGTAAAACCGGCACAGAATGTATTTTAATTGGTCATGCTGGTCACCCTGAAGTGGAAGGCACCATGGGGCAATACAGTAATGCCGAAGGAGGCATTTATCTGGTGGAGTCTGAAGCCGATGTTGCCACCTTGGTAGTTAAAGACCCTGCCAACTTGTATTACTGTAGTCAAACGACCCTATCGGTGGATGATACCGCGGATGTCATCGATGCACTGCGTGAAAAATTCCCCCATATTCAAGGGCCACGTAAAGACGATATTTGCTATGCTACGCAAAATCGGCAAGACGCCGTTCGCGACTTGTCCACAGACTGCGACGTGCTCTTGGTAGTGGGCGCGCAAAACAGCTCAAATTCTAATCGGCTTCGCGAACTTGCTGAGAAAATCGGCGCAAAAGCCTACCTCATAGCCGATGCCAATTGTATTCAACAAGCATGGCTTGAAGGTGTAGAGCATATTGGTGTTACCGCCGGTGCTTCTGCACCAGAAGTACTCGTACAAGGGGTGGTCAATAAACTTAAGCTATGGGGCGCAGTATCAGCCAGTGAGCGTGCTGGACGGGAAGAAAACGTTGAATTTGCTGTGCCTAAAGAGCTTCGCGTAAAACAAGTGAGTTAG
- the fkpB gene encoding FKBP-type peptidyl-prolyl cis-trans isomerase, which translates to MTDTMIIGADSEVILHFDLKLEDGSAADSTRVNNKPAKMVMGDGSLTANFEACLLGLKKGDKKAFTLNANDAFGEPNPNNVHYMEKSRFGSDLKIEEGMILAFSQPDGSEIPGIIRSVAGDSVTVDFNHPLAGQTVIFDVEIIDVNPGNSQQGEK; encoded by the coding sequence ATGACAGATACCATGATAATTGGTGCAGACAGTGAAGTTATACTGCACTTTGATTTAAAGCTGGAAGACGGATCGGCTGCCGATAGTACCCGTGTTAACAATAAGCCTGCGAAAATGGTAATGGGTGACGGCAGTTTGACGGCGAATTTTGAAGCCTGCTTATTAGGGTTGAAGAAAGGCGATAAGAAAGCCTTCACTTTAAACGCAAATGATGCGTTTGGAGAGCCTAACCCCAATAATGTGCATTATATGGAAAAAAGCAGGTTTGGTAGTGATTTGAAGATTGAGGAAGGTATGATTTTGGCATTCTCACAACCCGATGGTAGTGAAATTCCAGGTATCATTCGTAGTGTCGCAGGGGACTCTGTTACTGTAGACTTCAATCATCCGCTCGCTGGGCAAACGGTGATTTTTGATGTAGAAATTATTGACGTTAACCCGGGTAATTCTCAACAAGGTGAAAAGTAA
- a CDS encoding PilC/PilY family type IV pilus protein, with protein MSRLISFITSCLLFACIGVSALADDLDIYLGSSANSVTYNPNVLFIMDTSGSMTSTDNTGQSRMLRVQNALKDALGSATNINAGLMRFSDYGGPILYPIQGIDDAVRPELVTSTSASNHDGYEINGNVDITDDELVLSSGTDTVLTGLRFSDMNIPQGATIVSAYLRFTSEKFNVAGTQFTIKGEANADSAEFSTAASNLSTRTQTSAQVQWDTDNDFPAAGEIVTSPDISSVIEEIVGLSSWCGGQDLSLFVEGTSSDAASHRLARAFDSGQGGAPQLVVVYDDSTATGCIGGEAVYQVSSSRDNLEEDYRGYESTGSELTFSDYYNNYIGIRFQNINIPQGATITEAYLEFTAYDTYRYSGASMQIQAVANDDADDFYPNYRHQLRDLDKTSGVTWSMPSFRRYSDYTSPDLSSIVSDIVNRPGWEPGNAMAFVFSDFTSYRGVYSYNDVPSAAPRLVVKFNGNATPGASSTVRELLISKVDELSASGYTPIVDTLYEAVNYYGGREVDWGLARGNYNVSNTVRKNTRVSHRSSYLGSDPVRPSGCTDDNLSDSDCINEYIPSGATYLSPVNDLQCQTNNHIVLLSDGEANNNHSVSRIEALLNQSCTGSGGEKCGLDLVRDISESETSSIDRRVITHTIGFAANTSANNFLNQLALQSGGGFYQADNSTELLDAFNTILRSVKDINATFVSPGVAVNQLNRLTHRDELYFALFKPSEGAIWPGNLKRYRLDGDEVLDKNGLDAVDSVTGFFAENSHSYWSVLADGNDVREGGAASKMTANRHLYVFNANGVITSSSNVLHEDNSSITVEDLGIEDETDAQDLRTTLLQWARGVDVKDSDGDGDTTDIRLQMGDPIHSQPVIVNYSETDSAIFVATNHGMLHSIDAATGEENFAIMPRSLLPNLHHFYQDISTFEHKYGLDGDMVLRTVGNSTYLYLGMRRGGNNYYVFDVTQKTSPTLKFMIEGGTVGLEKLGQTWSRPTITKVRYGTEEKNVMIVGGGYDVAQDDKTVRSVDGVGNAVFMFDADTGDLLWSASNSDATVNLEHMNYSIPARISVIDRDNDGFADHMYAADMGGQLFRFDIYNGETGDNFVKGARLADFGGDTAETHRRFFYGPDVTEIALGDELYYGVAIGSGWRASPLDVTIEDNFYLIKDEGVFNRDSDGHYTFMSTISESQLYNATEHGLTSTDESEQAIAAAEFANKAGWYIELTTEGEKVLASPLIIDYKVFFTTYVPAVSSTSACAPPTGNSRAYLVNMFNGNAVSDLNNNGDLDSGDRYADLKQTGIAPETKILIEDIVSPVVCLGTECVSAVIQVDEEGNEEACTSAFACLAENIYGKFERIQRGAWHSETERNE; from the coding sequence ATGTCTCGGCTTATCAGCTTTATCACCTCATGTTTATTGTTTGCCTGCATAGGTGTAAGTGCACTGGCCGACGATTTAGATATTTACTTAGGTTCGTCAGCTAACTCGGTAACCTATAACCCTAACGTGCTTTTTATAATGGATACGTCAGGCAGTATGACCAGCACAGACAATACCGGTCAATCTCGCATGTTACGGGTACAAAATGCACTCAAAGATGCGCTCGGTTCAGCCACAAATATCAATGCGGGGTTAATGCGTTTTTCTGACTACGGCGGGCCCATTTTATATCCCATTCAAGGAATTGATGACGCGGTGCGCCCAGAATTGGTGACATCCACCAGCGCGTCAAATCATGACGGTTATGAAATTAATGGCAATGTAGATATTACCGATGATGAACTGGTGCTAAGTTCAGGTACAGATACGGTGCTCACTGGGTTGAGATTTAGTGATATGAACATCCCTCAGGGGGCTACCATTGTTAGTGCTTACCTTCGTTTTACGTCCGAGAAATTCAATGTTGCCGGCACTCAATTTACCATCAAAGGGGAGGCGAATGCCGACAGTGCTGAATTTTCTACCGCTGCGTCAAATCTATCTACACGCACGCAAACGAGTGCGCAAGTGCAGTGGGATACAGATAATGACTTTCCCGCGGCTGGAGAAATCGTTACCAGTCCAGATATCTCGTCCGTTATCGAAGAAATCGTTGGCTTATCTAGCTGGTGTGGTGGACAAGACCTTTCTCTATTCGTTGAAGGCACAAGTTCAGATGCCGCAAGTCACCGTTTAGCGAGAGCATTCGATTCAGGGCAAGGTGGTGCGCCTCAGTTGGTGGTGGTTTACGACGATAGTACCGCCACAGGTTGTATTGGCGGCGAAGCAGTTTATCAGGTGTCTAGTTCTCGCGATAATCTTGAAGAGGATTATCGCGGCTATGAAAGTACAGGTTCAGAGCTCACTTTCAGTGACTATTACAACAACTATATTGGTATTCGTTTTCAGAACATTAATATTCCTCAAGGGGCAACAATAACCGAGGCGTATCTAGAATTCACGGCTTATGATACCTACAGGTATAGCGGTGCCAGTATGCAGATTCAAGCCGTAGCCAATGATGATGCCGACGACTTTTACCCTAACTATCGTCATCAACTAAGAGACCTAGATAAAACCTCTGGCGTAACCTGGTCTATGCCAAGTTTCAGGCGTTACTCCGATTACACGTCGCCAGACTTATCATCCATTGTGTCTGACATCGTGAATCGTCCGGGCTGGGAGCCCGGTAACGCGATGGCGTTTGTATTCAGTGATTTTACTAGTTATCGAGGCGTGTATAGTTACAACGATGTGCCCTCTGCAGCCCCTCGACTGGTGGTGAAATTTAATGGGAATGCTACGCCAGGGGCGAGTTCAACAGTGAGGGAGCTGCTTATTAGTAAAGTGGACGAACTTAGCGCAAGTGGTTACACACCCATCGTAGATACACTGTATGAAGCTGTAAATTACTATGGTGGTAGAGAGGTTGATTGGGGATTAGCGCGGGGTAATTACAATGTATCTAATACGGTACGAAAGAATACGCGAGTGAGTCACAGAAGTAGCTATTTAGGAAGTGATCCGGTACGCCCTAGCGGGTGCACGGACGATAACTTATCTGATAGTGATTGCATCAATGAATATATCCCCAGTGGTGCAACATACCTCTCTCCTGTCAATGATCTACAGTGTCAAACAAACAATCATATTGTGCTGCTGTCTGATGGCGAGGCGAACAACAATCATAGTGTGTCGAGAATTGAGGCATTGCTTAATCAAAGCTGTACAGGAAGTGGAGGGGAAAAATGTGGCTTAGATTTGGTCAGAGATATTAGCGAGTCAGAGACGTCATCTATCGATAGACGCGTTATTACTCACACTATAGGCTTTGCGGCAAATACCTCCGCCAATAATTTTCTCAATCAGTTAGCACTGCAAAGCGGAGGGGGCTTTTACCAAGCGGACAACAGCACAGAGTTACTGGACGCCTTTAATACTATTTTACGTTCAGTGAAAGACATTAACGCCACCTTTGTTTCACCCGGTGTTGCGGTAAACCAACTCAACCGATTAACGCACCGAGACGAATTGTATTTTGCTTTGTTTAAACCCAGTGAAGGGGCTATTTGGCCCGGCAACCTAAAACGCTATCGTTTAGATGGTGATGAAGTGCTGGATAAAAACGGGCTGGATGCGGTAGACAGCGTGACGGGCTTTTTCGCTGAAAACTCCCACAGTTATTGGTCGGTACTTGCTGATGGCAATGATGTTAGGGAGGGAGGCGCAGCCAGTAAAATGACTGCCAACCGTCACCTTTATGTGTTTAATGCAAACGGGGTAATAACGAGTTCGAGCAATGTGCTTCATGAAGATAATAGCAGTATCACAGTGGAAGATTTAGGTATTGAAGATGAAACTGATGCACAAGACCTGCGCACCACATTGCTTCAATGGGCGCGAGGGGTTGATGTTAAAGACAGTGATGGCGATGGTGACACCACAGATATTCGTCTTCAAATGGGAGACCCTATTCATTCTCAACCGGTTATCGTCAATTATAGTGAGACAGATTCAGCTATTTTCGTTGCTACTAATCATGGCATGTTGCACTCCATTGATGCGGCAACAGGGGAAGAAAATTTTGCCATTATGCCCCGCAGCCTATTGCCGAACTTACATCATTTTTATCAGGATATTTCCACGTTTGAGCACAAATATGGCTTGGACGGTGACATGGTACTTCGCACGGTAGGCAATAGTACCTATCTCTATCTAGGTATGCGTAGAGGCGGTAACAATTACTACGTGTTTGACGTTACCCAAAAGACTTCACCAACGCTGAAGTTTATGATTGAAGGGGGAACGGTAGGGTTAGAAAAACTGGGTCAAACCTGGTCCCGGCCGACTATCACCAAGGTGCGTTACGGTACAGAAGAGAAAAATGTGATGATCGTGGGCGGCGGCTACGACGTGGCGCAGGATGATAAAACGGTGCGCAGCGTAGATGGCGTGGGCAACGCGGTGTTTATGTTTGATGCAGACACCGGAGATTTACTTTGGTCTGCTAGTAACAGTGATGCCACCGTAAACCTAGAGCATATGAACTACAGCATACCGGCGCGAATTTCTGTTATTGATAGAGACAATGACGGCTTCGCTGATCACATGTACGCCGCGGATATGGGCGGGCAATTGTTTCGTTTCGATATTTACAATGGTGAAACGGGAGACAATTTTGTGAAAGGCGCAAGGCTTGCCGATTTTGGCGGAGATACCGCTGAAACCCATCGGCGATTTTTTTACGGTCCGGACGTCACAGAAATAGCACTAGGGGATGAGCTTTACTATGGCGTGGCAATAGGCAGCGGATGGCGAGCGTCTCCCCTTGATGTCACCATTGAGGATAATTTCTATTTAATAAAAGATGAGGGTGTATTTAATCGTGATAGCGACGGTCATTACACTTTCATGTCTACCATCAGTGAATCGCAGCTTTATAATGCCACGGAACATGGCTTAACCAGCACTGATGAAAGTGAGCAAGCGATTGCGGCGGCTGAATTTGCCAACAAAGCAGGGTGGTACATTGAATTGACCACCGAAGGCGAAAAGGTATTGGCGTCGCCCTTAATCATAGACTACAAGGTATTCTTTACCACTTATGTGCCCGCGGTATCGAGTACGAGTGCGTGTGCTCCACCCACGGGCAATAGCCGCGCATACTTGGTTAATATGTTTAATGGAAACGCCGTAAGCGACCTCAATAATAATGGTGATTTAGACAGTGGAGATAGATACGCCGACTTAAAGCAAACTGGGATTGCGCCGGAAACTAAAATATTGATAGAGGACATAGTAAGCCCTGTGGTGTGTTTAGGCACTGAATGTGTTTCTGCGGTTATCCAGGTGGATGAAGAGGGAAATGAGGAAGCATGTACATCGGCATTCGCTTGTTTGGCTGAGAATATCTACGGAAAGTTTGAACGAATTCAGCGCGGCGCGTGGCATTCAGAAACCGAGAGGAATGAGTAA
- a CDS encoding PilW family protein — protein sequence MKSSSGFSLVELMITLVLGLVISGAVIQVLVSSNITNTLNQAVSQVQESGRFITHRLTQELLEVGRYDGITTSIDDTVDPVVEAAYVQNHPVAVPGDFVSDTLLGSTQSGSGSSDTLMVSKLASQDCTGNRHGYLNNDEFHVVNLYYLSGNEFKCTGYDGRVLRGLKVQTVSPTSVVLLDNVHRFHVQFGVSDTMDVSNGQTITYITADEVGAYRDQNQQVVSLRWALLLASYQNQVQQTTAKKFALLNESAISVSTDHYYQVFSKTIALRNMKNLVRTSG from the coding sequence ATGAAGTCATCATCAGGCTTTAGTTTGGTTGAGTTAATGATTACATTGGTGCTGGGCTTAGTCATTTCCGGTGCCGTCATTCAAGTGCTTGTGAGTAGCAATATTACGAATACGCTCAACCAAGCCGTTTCTCAGGTACAAGAATCTGGCCGATTTATTACCCATAGGCTCACGCAGGAGTTGCTCGAGGTAGGTAGATATGACGGTATTACAACATCAATAGATGACACCGTAGATCCTGTGGTAGAGGCGGCCTATGTACAAAATCATCCTGTGGCTGTACCCGGTGATTTTGTTTCCGATACCTTGTTAGGCAGTACACAAAGTGGCAGTGGTAGCAGTGATACACTGATGGTGAGCAAATTGGCTTCCCAAGACTGCACTGGAAATCGTCATGGGTATCTTAATAACGATGAATTTCATGTGGTGAACCTCTATTACCTTAGTGGCAACGAGTTTAAATGCACGGGGTATGATGGGCGGGTGCTACGAGGGCTTAAAGTACAAACGGTATCGCCTACCAGTGTTGTATTACTCGATAATGTTCATCGTTTTCACGTGCAATTTGGCGTGAGTGATACCATGGATGTTTCTAATGGGCAAACCATTACCTATATCACTGCCGATGAAGTTGGCGCCTATCGAGACCAAAATCAACAGGTTGTGTCACTTCGCTGGGCGCTGTTATTAGCGAGCTATCAAAATCAAGTACAACAAACCACAGCCAAGAAATTTGCCTTGCTCAACGAAAGTGCCATTTCTGTTTCCACCGATCATTACTACCAAGTCTTTAGCAAAACCATTGCTTTGAGAAACATGAAAAACCTCGTGAGGACGTCGGGATGA
- a CDS encoding PilX N-terminal domain-containing pilus assembly protein, which produces MKQQGLVMVFALLVLLSLTILGISAVSSSLTQSKMAMSTQQAGLAFDAAEAAIAGVFFESEDEVLLSDANLTDPLSEARQGNVYDPQVNTLSCFDENTWTNRQMPSGALEIGKQNIGSENYQSTPATQSWSRTAFIREQACRGSSNVIGGSNVNCHVFIIRGCGKVDGKPSTVANTLAASVFGPASQ; this is translated from the coding sequence ATGAAGCAACAAGGGTTAGTTATGGTATTCGCACTCCTAGTGCTGCTTTCGTTAACCATCTTGGGGATAAGTGCAGTCTCTAGTAGTTTAACCCAATCGAAAATGGCGATGTCTACCCAGCAAGCAGGGTTGGCATTTGATGCGGCGGAAGCAGCCATTGCCGGCGTGTTCTTTGAATCTGAAGATGAAGTGCTTTTGTCTGATGCTAACCTTACTGACCCGCTGTCCGAAGCCCGGCAAGGGAATGTTTATGACCCTCAGGTCAATACCTTAAGCTGCTTTGATGAAAACACCTGGACCAACCGACAAATGCCCAGCGGAGCGCTAGAAATAGGCAAGCAGAACATAGGTTCGGAAAATTATCAAAGCACCCCAGCGACCCAAAGCTGGTCACGTACGGCATTTATACGTGAACAAGCCTGTAGGGGCTCAAGCAATGTCATTGGCGGCAGTAATGTCAATTGTCATGTATTTATCATTCGTGGTTGTGGGAAGGTAGATGGAAAGCCTTCTACTGTTGCCAATACACTTGCAGCGTCAGTGTTTGGCCCTGCATCTCAATAG
- a CDS encoding type IV pilin protein, whose protein sequence is MRHSSLERGFSLIELMIVVAIIGIIASIAYPSYQSTIVSSYQRTAQADLMAFAAAMERHHSGGFSYTGAGENGGNTGTPSIFSSYSPATEPEANKRYNLTILSADALSYQLKATPVEGTSQASNGALFYYSDGRKGWDENNNGSLDAGEFCWAC, encoded by the coding sequence ATGAGACACTCTAGCTTAGAACGTGGCTTTTCCTTAATTGAACTCATGATTGTCGTTGCCATTATTGGCATAATTGCGTCCATTGCCTATCCTTCGTACCAGTCAACCATTGTCAGTAGCTACCAGCGTACTGCGCAGGCCGATCTTATGGCTTTTGCGGCGGCCATGGAGCGTCATCACAGTGGTGGTTTTTCTTATACTGGCGCGGGTGAAAACGGCGGAAATACCGGCACCCCGAGTATATTCTCAAGCTATTCTCCCGCCACCGAACCTGAAGCGAATAAACGCTACAACCTCACTATTTTATCTGCAGACGCCTTAAGCTATCAGCTAAAAGCTACTCCTGTAGAAGGTACCTCACAAGCCAGCAACGGTGCATTGTTTTATTACAGCGATGGCCGCAAAGGGTGGGATGAGAACAACAATGGGTCGTTAGACGCCGGCGAATTTTGCTGGGCGTGCTAA
- the lspA gene encoding signal peptidase II: MHNSAPASNPSASGLSIFRQTGLRFLWISILSFALDQWSKYAVMDSLSLYQSVQVLPFFNLTYVHNYGAAFSFLDSAGGWQRWFFTAIAMAVSGVILWWLKQSPKNQTLLPVAFSFILGGALGNVYDRLVHGYVIDFLDFYVNGYHWPAFNIADSAIFIGAALLIIDMIKNGDKNKKTDAPNTSQK, encoded by the coding sequence ATGCATAATTCTGCGCCTGCCTCTAACCCGTCAGCGTCTGGTTTGTCGATATTTCGACAAACCGGGCTGCGCTTTTTATGGATAAGCATACTGTCATTTGCCTTAGATCAATGGAGCAAATATGCGGTAATGGATAGCCTTTCACTGTATCAATCAGTGCAGGTTCTGCCTTTTTTCAATTTAACCTATGTACACAACTACGGCGCTGCTTTTAGTTTTCTAGACAGTGCAGGTGGTTGGCAACGCTGGTTTTTCACGGCCATTGCGATGGCAGTGAGTGGGGTTATTTTGTGGTGGCTTAAGCAGTCGCCTAAAAACCAAACCCTTCTGCCGGTGGCATTTTCTTTTATTCTCGGTGGCGCCTTGGGCAATGTTTATGACAGACTTGTGCATGGTTACGTTATCGACTTTTTAGATTTCTACGTGAACGGTTATCACTGGCCTGCGTTCAATATTGCAGATAGTGCTATTTTTATTGGTGCTGCGTTACTTATTATCGACATGATCAAAAACGGTGATAAGAACAAAAAAACTGACGCACCCAATACCTCACAGAAGTAA
- the pilV gene encoding type IV pilus modification protein PilV → MSSRTPAGKQGGAGLIEILVTLFILAVGLLGVAALQFTGSFANRDAISRTQAEFVAAQVVERLRIAARPATVGDGMVVNNAYFDEGAFNFSGLTCTSSTHPSTCYCLTKPAAIPNCEGASCSEVDMAQYDGWVLSCAAVQTNPNTQIALSCTDNNNNDPYICSPGSRIEVNVNWPVASSGHQQYTLNARCNNDDSQRLACVYKDIVL, encoded by the coding sequence ATGTCCTCTCGTACACCCGCTGGTAAACAAGGCGGTGCGGGGCTTATTGAAATTTTGGTTACCTTGTTTATTTTGGCAGTAGGTTTGCTAGGGGTAGCTGCACTTCAATTTACCGGTTCTTTCGCTAATCGCGATGCCATTAGCCGTACCCAGGCGGAGTTTGTCGCCGCACAAGTGGTAGAGCGCCTTCGAATTGCCGCGCGCCCCGCCACGGTAGGTGACGGCATGGTTGTTAATAATGCCTATTTTGATGAAGGGGCGTTTAATTTTAGTGGCTTAACCTGTACCTCTAGCACCCATCCAAGTACTTGTTATTGCTTGACGAAGCCGGCCGCCATTCCCAATTGTGAGGGCGCAAGCTGCAGTGAAGTCGACATGGCTCAATACGACGGTTGGGTGCTGTCGTGTGCTGCGGTACAAACCAACCCTAATACCCAAATTGCTTTGTCTTGTACTGATAATAATAACAACGACCCTTATATTTGCAGCCCAGGCTCTCGTATTGAAGTGAACGTAAATTGGCCGGTGGCTTCTTCTGGCCACCAGCAATATACCCTCAACGCCCGCTGTAATAATGATGACAGTCAGCGCCTTGCCTGTGTGTATAAGGATATTGTGCTATGA